From Falco cherrug isolate bFalChe1 chromosome 4, bFalChe1.pri, whole genome shotgun sequence, one genomic window encodes:
- the GPR146 gene encoding probable G-protein coupled receptor 146 isoform X2, which yields MWRCEALNNSTENSEDQHLCHDFHLVLSVFSLLYLIICFPIGLCYNGLLVLVNLYNKATMTMPDVYFVNIAIAGLIINALAPMYLLGLANTKWAIWNSNNEVYITLLILFNVSSLVTMYSTTLLSLDYYIERALPRTYMSSVYNTKHVCGFIWGGAMLTSFSSLLFYVCNHVSTKIIECSKMQNKEAADAIMVFIGYVVPAIAVLYALVLILRIRKEATPLDQDTGRLDPSVHRLLIATVCTQFTLWTPYYVTLLVSTFTNAQGRIADDNYSRILHFTKILAKFLAFSSSFVMPLLYRYINKNFPNKLRRLLKKIHCGNQGCSHERTVVQQVMT from the coding sequence ATGTGGCGCTGTGAAGCCTTAAACAACAGTACTGAGAACAGTGAGGACCAGCATCTCTGCCATGACTTTCACCTTGTGCTTTCAGTCTTCTCCCTACTCTACCTCATCATATGTTTCCCAATTGGCCTTTGTTACAATGGCTTGCTGGTCCTAGTGAATCTCTACAACAAAGCTACTATGACTATGCCAGATGTTTACTTTGTCAACATTGCCATTGCTGGTCTCATCATCAATGCTCTGGCACCGATGTACCTTCTAGGTCTTGCCAACACAAAATGGGCCATCTGGAATTCTAACAATGAAGTTTATATTACCTTACTTATTTTATTCAACGTCTCATCTTTAGTTACCATGTACTCTACTACATTACTCAGTCTGGACTACTACATTGAACGTGCGCTACCTAGAACTTACATGTCAAGTGTGTACAACACCAAACATGTTTGTGGATTCATATGGGGTGGTGCCATGCTTACAAGTTTTTCATCTCTCCTGTTCTACGTCTGCAATCACGTATCCACTAAAATAATTGAATGTTCCAAGATGCAgaacaaagaagcagcagatgccATTATGGTCTTTATTGGGTATGTGGTACCTGCTATTGCTGTACTGTATGCACTTGTACTAATCTTGCGAATACGCAAAGAGGCTACACCACTGGATCAAGACACTGGACGATTAGATCCATCAGTGCACAGGCTTTTGATTGCCACAGTCTGTACACAGTTCACATTATGGACACCCTATTATGTTACTCTTTTGGTAAGCACATTTACTAATGCACAAGGAAGAATTGCAGATGACAATTACAGTCGAATATTGCATTTTACCAAGATTTTAGCAAAATTCTTGGCTTTCTCAAGCAGCTTTGTAATGCCTCTGCTCTACAGATACATTAACAAAAACTTTCCCAACAAATTACGACGTTTGCTTAAAAAGATACACTGTGGGAATCAAGGGTGTTCTCACGAACGCACAGTAGTACAGCAAGTCATGACGTAG
- the GPR146 gene encoding probable G-protein coupled receptor 146 isoform X1: MGKNVSASHQGTTRQCLPEKLVISREDTKAKITMWRCEALNNSTENSEDQHLCHDFHLVLSVFSLLYLIICFPIGLCYNGLLVLVNLYNKATMTMPDVYFVNIAIAGLIINALAPMYLLGLANTKWAIWNSNNEVYITLLILFNVSSLVTMYSTTLLSLDYYIERALPRTYMSSVYNTKHVCGFIWGGAMLTSFSSLLFYVCNHVSTKIIECSKMQNKEAADAIMVFIGYVVPAIAVLYALVLILRIRKEATPLDQDTGRLDPSVHRLLIATVCTQFTLWTPYYVTLLVSTFTNAQGRIADDNYSRILHFTKILAKFLAFSSSFVMPLLYRYINKNFPNKLRRLLKKIHCGNQGCSHERTVVQQVMT; this comes from the exons ATGGgcaaaaatgtttctgccaGTCATCAAGGAACAACAAGGCAGTGCCTACCAG AAAAGCTGGTAATCAGCAGAGAAGACACAAAAGCTAAAATCACTATGTGGCGCTGTGAAGCCTTAAACAACAGTACTGAGAACAGTGAGGACCAGCATCTCTGCCATGACTTTCACCTTGTGCTTTCAGTCTTCTCCCTACTCTACCTCATCATATGTTTCCCAATTGGCCTTTGTTACAATGGCTTGCTGGTCCTAGTGAATCTCTACAACAAAGCTACTATGACTATGCCAGATGTTTACTTTGTCAACATTGCCATTGCTGGTCTCATCATCAATGCTCTGGCACCGATGTACCTTCTAGGTCTTGCCAACACAAAATGGGCCATCTGGAATTCTAACAATGAAGTTTATATTACCTTACTTATTTTATTCAACGTCTCATCTTTAGTTACCATGTACTCTACTACATTACTCAGTCTGGACTACTACATTGAACGTGCGCTACCTAGAACTTACATGTCAAGTGTGTACAACACCAAACATGTTTGTGGATTCATATGGGGTGGTGCCATGCTTACAAGTTTTTCATCTCTCCTGTTCTACGTCTGCAATCACGTATCCACTAAAATAATTGAATGTTCCAAGATGCAgaacaaagaagcagcagatgccATTATGGTCTTTATTGGGTATGTGGTACCTGCTATTGCTGTACTGTATGCACTTGTACTAATCTTGCGAATACGCAAAGAGGCTACACCACTGGATCAAGACACTGGACGATTAGATCCATCAGTGCACAGGCTTTTGATTGCCACAGTCTGTACACAGTTCACATTATGGACACCCTATTATGTTACTCTTTTGGTAAGCACATTTACTAATGCACAAGGAAGAATTGCAGATGACAATTACAGTCGAATATTGCATTTTACCAAGATTTTAGCAAAATTCTTGGCTTTCTCAAGCAGCTTTGTAATGCCTCTGCTCTACAGATACATTAACAAAAACTTTCCCAACAAATTACGACGTTTGCTTAAAAAGATACACTGTGGGAATCAAGGGTGTTCTCACGAACGCACAGTAGTACAGCAAGTCATGACGTAG